CTTGGTTATTTGCAACGGAACACTTTTTTAGCCTTCGGTTGGTATCGCTTTGGGGCGGGGCTTTTGGTGCTGGGGATGGCGGCGATGGCTTAAAACACAAACGGCGAAAAGGCAGAAGTGGAAAAAATCGGACTTTTTCACCGATTTATCCACAGGCACAATGAAGGGCTAAAATTCGTAGATGAAATTGAGGTGAGCCCCGTGGTTATTATGGCGGCCATTGACGGGTTCATCGGTGTTATCCCAGCGATATTCCACGCGCGAGATGACGTTTTCCCAGATTTTGTAATTCAGCGTGAGCGTGAGGCCTTGGCCGTCGGTTTGCTCCGCAGCGCTTTCGCCGGAATACAGTTTGGAGCCTTCCTGATAAATTTCACCGCGAGCGGAGAGCGTGAGGTCCTCGGAAAACGTGCGGCCCACGTAGAGGCCAAAGACCGAATCGTCGTTGCCTGAGCCCGGCAAAATGCGCGAGTCGTGCGTGAGGCTGAGATTCCATTTCTCAGAATTCGGTAATAAGCCCAGGCCGAGATAAAGATTTTGAATGGGATCGCTCCCCGTGCGGTCGCGGCCATTGACGTAGCCCAACGAAAAACGCGAGCCACCTAACGGCCCGAGCGCTTCGGGCAGTTCCCACATCAAACCGGCAAGCAACGTCTTGCGGTCAGCGTTGGTGGCAGAGCCGTTGATGCGTGGGTCGTTGGTGTTTGCCACGCCGAGGGCGAATTGGTAGCGGCTGTCCCATTCGTAAAGCGCATCCACCCCCGGTCGACCCGTGCCCGGGAAAAAGGCAAGGATACCCGTGTGCACCGTCGGTTGAATCGTATAGCCCCACGAGCGCGTGTAGTGTGCATTGGCATTGTGATCGGGTGATTCAAAGCCAACGATGGAATTAAACGTGCCGATGCGCAGATCAAGGCTGGTCGTTTCGCCATCGGTGAGTGGGTTAACCAAGGGAAAGCGAAGCTCCAAATAAGCCTGTCTCAACTCCGCAGAATTCGAGGTGGAGCCCGTTTCCAAATCACTCGCATCCGGCCCGAGCCAGAGATCCACGCGATAGCCAGAATCTAAAAGCCAATTCTCCATCGGCCGATGCAGCGAGAGCGCCACCACATCCAGCGAAAACGCATTCGCGCGGCTCGTCGTCCCCGAAAGCCCATAAGCAAAATTCCCCGTGCCCGGCCCCCAATGGTAGCCCGTGCTCACATATCCCGAAAGCGAAGCCGAAGCCAGCAACGCCGGAGCAGACTCCGCCGCATCCTGTGCCCACACCACGCCATTCAGGAGCAACCCAAAAAAAATCAATCCACGCATCCTAACCTCCAGCCCCATTAAACACCCGAATCCCATTCGCATCAAGGCAACAAAAAACCCCCCCGGTTTCCCGAAGGGGTTTCAAAGGTTTCTAACAGTGAGTTAGAAAGTGTAGATCAAGTTCAACGCAACCACGTCCTGCGTATCATCAACAGAACCGGAGGTATCCACCGAATCATTGCGATACTCGATACGGGAGATAACATTATCCCAGATCTTGTGGTTCACGCCGACAGTGAAGGACTGAAGGTTATCAGCGTTGGCTGTTCCCAATCCTTGTGCGGCCCCAGAGGTAGTGTTGAGGTTGCCCGTTTCGTAACGAACGTTGATCGTGGTGTCTGCATTCAACGTGTAGTCGAGGTACAAACCAACAACGTTGGAGTCAGCTTCAATCGTCTCCTTTTCCACGTGAT
This genomic window from Limisphaerales bacterium contains:
- a CDS encoding outer membrane beta-barrel protein, with translation MRGLIFFGLLLNGVVWAQDAAESAPALLASASLSGYVSTGYHWGPGTGNFAYGLSGTTSRANAFSLDVVALSLHRPMENWLLDSGYRVDLWLGPDASDLETGSTSNSAELRQAYLELRFPLVNPLTDGETTSLDLRIGTFNSIVGFESPDHNANAHYTRSWGYTIQPTVHTGILAFFPGTGRPGVDALYEWDSRYQFALGVANTNDPRINGSATNADRKTLLAGLMWELPEALGPLGGSRFSLGYVNGRDRTGSDPIQNLYLGLGLLPNSEKWNLSLTHDSRILPGSGNDDSVFGLYVGRTFSEDLTLSARGEIYQEGSKLYSGESAAEQTDGQGLTLTLNYKIWENVISRVEYRWDNTDEPVNGRHNNHGAHLNFIYEF